A DNA window from Stutzerimonas stutzeri contains the following coding sequences:
- the asd gene encoding aspartate-semialdehyde dehydrogenase, producing the protein MKRVGLIGWRGMVGSVLMQRMLEERDFDLIEPVFFTTSNVGGQGPDIGKETAALKDAYSIDELKGLDVILTCQGGDYTSEVFPKLREAGWQGYWIDAASSLRMQDDAVIVLDPVNRRVIDQQLDAGTKNYIGGNCTVSLALMGLGGLFEAGLVEWMSAMTYQAASGAGAQNMRELIKQMGAINAAVADDLANPASAILDIDRKVAETQRSEAFPVDNFGVPLAGSLIPYIDKELPNGQSREEWKAQAETNKILGRFKNPIPVDGICVRVGAMRCHSQALTIKLNKDVPISDIEGLISQHNPWVKLVPNHRDASMQELSPAAVTGTLAVPVGRLRKLNMGSHYLGAFTVGDQLLWGAAEPLRRMLRILLER; encoded by the coding sequence ATGAAACGTGTAGGTCTGATCGGTTGGCGCGGTATGGTCGGTTCCGTGCTCATGCAGCGGATGCTGGAAGAGCGGGACTTCGACCTGATCGAGCCTGTGTTCTTCACCACTTCCAATGTTGGTGGCCAAGGCCCCGATATTGGCAAGGAAACCGCTGCGCTGAAGGACGCCTACAGCATCGACGAGTTGAAAGGCCTCGATGTGATCCTGACCTGTCAGGGCGGCGACTACACCAGCGAAGTCTTCCCGAAGCTGCGTGAAGCCGGCTGGCAGGGCTACTGGATCGATGCGGCGTCTTCACTGCGCATGCAGGATGATGCGGTAATCGTCCTCGATCCGGTGAACCGCCGTGTGATCGACCAGCAGCTGGATGCCGGTACCAAGAACTACATTGGTGGCAACTGCACCGTCAGCCTGGCGCTGATGGGCCTTGGCGGCCTGTTCGAAGCCGGTTTGGTCGAGTGGATGAGCGCGATGACCTATCAGGCGGCCTCCGGTGCCGGCGCGCAGAACATGCGCGAGCTGATCAAGCAGATGGGTGCCATCAACGCGGCGGTGGCCGATGACTTGGCCAATCCTGCCAGCGCCATCCTGGACATCGATCGCAAGGTTGCCGAAACCCAGCGCAGCGAAGCCTTCCCGGTCGACAATTTCGGCGTACCGCTGGCGGGTAGCCTGATCCCGTACATCGACAAGGAGCTGCCTAACGGGCAGAGCCGCGAAGAGTGGAAAGCGCAGGCCGAAACCAACAAGATCCTCGGTCGGTTCAAAAACCCGATCCCGGTCGATGGCATCTGCGTACGGGTCGGTGCGATGCGCTGCCACAGCCAGGCACTGACCATCAAGTTGAACAAGGACGTACCGATCTCCGATATCGAAGGGCTCATCAGCCAGCACAACCCCTGGGTCAAGCTGGTGCCGAATCACCGTGATGCCAGCATGCAGGAGCTGAGTCCCGCAGCGGTTACCGGTACTCTTGCTGTGCCGGTCGGGCGCTTGCGCAAGCTCAATATGGGGTCGCACTACCTGGGTGCGTTCACCGTGGGTGATCAATTGCTGTGGGGTGCCGCCGAGCCTCTGCGCCGCATGCTGCGTATCCTGCTGGAGCGTTGA
- the leuB gene encoding 3-isopropylmalate dehydrogenase: MSKQILVLPGDGIGPEIMTEAVKVLQLANDKFQLDFELSYDELGGAAVDKYGVPLADETLERARAADAILLGAVGGPKWDKIDPAIRPERGLLKIRSELGLFGNLRPALLYPQLADASSLKPEIVAGLDILIVRELTGGIYFGKPRESKVLENGERMAYDTLPYSESEIRRIAKVGFDMAMVRNKKLCSVDKANVLASSQLWRAVVEEVAKDYPEVELSHMYVDNAAMQLVRAPKQFDVIVTDNMFGDILSDEASMLTGSIGMLPSASLDAANKGMYEPCHGSAPDIAGKGIANPLATILSVSMMLRYSFNQVAAADVIEQAVSDVLDQGLRTGDIWSEGCNKVGTQAMGDAVVAALAKL, translated from the coding sequence ATGTCCAAACAGATTCTGGTTCTCCCCGGCGATGGTATCGGCCCGGAGATCATGACCGAGGCAGTCAAGGTACTGCAGCTGGCCAATGACAAGTTCCAGCTGGACTTTGAACTGAGCTATGACGAACTGGGTGGTGCGGCTGTCGACAAGTATGGCGTACCGCTGGCGGACGAAACCCTTGAGCGTGCGCGCGCCGCCGATGCCATCCTGCTTGGCGCCGTGGGCGGTCCGAAGTGGGACAAGATCGATCCGGCCATCCGCCCCGAGCGCGGCCTGCTGAAGATTCGCTCCGAGCTGGGCCTGTTCGGCAATCTGCGTCCGGCGCTGCTCTATCCGCAACTCGCCGACGCCTCCTCGCTCAAGCCGGAGATCGTCGCCGGGCTGGATATCCTGATCGTTCGTGAGCTGACCGGTGGGATCTATTTCGGCAAGCCGCGCGAAAGCAAGGTGTTGGAGAACGGCGAGCGCATGGCGTACGACACGCTGCCGTACAGCGAGAGCGAAATCCGTCGTATCGCCAAGGTCGGTTTCGACATGGCCATGGTTCGCAACAAGAAGCTTTGCTCGGTGGACAAGGCCAACGTGCTGGCGTCCAGCCAACTTTGGCGTGCCGTGGTCGAAGAAGTGGCCAAGGACTATCCCGAGGTCGAGCTGAGCCACATGTACGTCGACAACGCCGCGATGCAGTTGGTCCGTGCGCCTAAGCAGTTCGATGTGATTGTCACCGACAACATGTTTGGCGACATCCTCTCGGACGAAGCGTCCATGCTGACCGGCTCGATCGGCATGCTGCCATCCGCTTCGCTGGACGCAGCGAACAAGGGCATGTACGAGCCGTGCCACGGTTCGGCACCGGATATCGCCGGCAAGGGCATCGCCAATCCGCTAGCGACGATCCTCTCGGTTTCGATGATGCTGCGTTACAGCTTCAATCAGGTCGCCGCAGCTGATGTCATCGAACAGGCCGTCAGTGATGTGCTCGACCAGGGCCTGCGTACCGGCGATATCTGGTCCGAAGGTTGTAACAAAGTCGGCACTCAGGCGATGGGCGATGCAGTAGTCGCGGCCCTCGCGAAGTTGTAA
- the leuD gene encoding 3-isopropylmalate dehydratase small subunit — translation MKAFTQHTGLVCPLDRANVDTDQIIPKQFLKSIKRTGFGPNLFDEWRYLDVGQPNQDCSQRPVNQDFVLNFPRYQGASVLLARENFGCGSSREHAPWALEEYGFRTIIAPSFADIFFNNSFKNGLLPIVLKEEEVDELFQQADASEGYQLTVDLAAQTVTRPDGKQYGFEVDAFRKHCLLNGLDDIGLTLQDAEAIKAFEVGHQQTQPWLFGAIK, via the coding sequence ATGAAAGCCTTTACCCAACACACCGGTCTGGTCTGCCCGCTGGATCGTGCCAATGTCGACACCGATCAGATCATTCCCAAGCAGTTTCTCAAGTCGATCAAGCGCACCGGCTTTGGTCCGAACCTGTTCGACGAGTGGCGCTATCTGGACGTCGGCCAGCCCAACCAGGATTGCTCGCAGCGCCCGGTGAATCAGGACTTCGTGCTGAACTTCCCGCGCTACCAAGGCGCTAGCGTGCTGCTTGCACGTGAGAATTTTGGCTGCGGCTCGTCCCGTGAGCACGCGCCCTGGGCCTTGGAAGAGTACGGTTTCCGTACCATCATTGCGCCGAGCTTTGCTGACATCTTCTTCAACAACAGCTTCAAGAACGGCCTGCTGCCGATCGTGCTGAAGGAAGAAGAGGTGGACGAGTTGTTCCAGCAGGCCGATGCCAGCGAGGGCTACCAGCTGACCGTCGACCTGGCCGCGCAGACCGTGACGCGCCCGGATGGCAAGCAATACGGCTTCGAAGTCGATGCTTTCCGTAAGCATTGCCTGCTCAACGGCCTCGACGACATCGGCCTGACCCTGCAGGACGCCGAGGCGATCAAGGCTTTCGAAGTTGGTCACCAGCAGACCCAACCCTGGCTGTTCGGCGCGATCAAGTAG
- the leuC gene encoding 3-isopropylmalate dehydratase large subunit: MAGKTLYDKLWEMHEVKRRDDGSSLIYIDRHILHEVTSPQAFEGLRLANRKPWRIDANIATPDHNVPTTKGERQGGLEAIADEVSRIQVQTLDENCDDFGILEFKMNDVRQGIVHVIGPEQGATLPGMTVVCGDSHTSTHGAFGALAHGIGTSEVEHVLATQCLIAKKMKNMQVRVEGELPFGVTAKDIVLAVIGKIGTAGGNGHALEFAGSAIRGLSMEGRMTICNMSIEAGARVGMVAVDEKTVAYVEGRPFAPKGADWSKAVELWKGLVSDDDAVFDTVIELKAEDIKPQVSWGTSPEMVLAVDQNVPDPAAEADPVKRDSIVRALKYMGLAANQPITEIKLDRVFIGSCTNSRIEDLRAAAEVAKGRKVAANVKQAMVVPGSGLVKQQAEAEGLDKIFVEAGFEWREPGCSMCLAMNPDKLGSGEHCASTSNRNFEGRQGAGGRTHLVSPAMAAAAAVTGHFIDVRELVQA; the protein is encoded by the coding sequence ATGGCCGGCAAGACGCTCTACGACAAGCTCTGGGAAATGCACGAGGTGAAACGTCGCGACGATGGTTCGTCGCTGATCTACATCGACCGTCACATCCTTCACGAAGTGACCTCTCCGCAAGCGTTCGAAGGCCTGCGTCTGGCCAATCGCAAGCCATGGCGTATCGACGCCAACATCGCCACTCCGGATCACAACGTGCCGACCACCAAGGGTGAGCGCCAGGGCGGTCTGGAAGCGATCGCCGACGAGGTGTCGCGCATTCAGGTACAAACGCTGGACGAGAACTGCGATGACTTCGGCATCCTCGAATTCAAGATGAACGACGTGCGCCAGGGCATCGTTCACGTCATCGGCCCGGAGCAGGGCGCGACGCTGCCCGGCATGACGGTCGTCTGTGGCGACTCGCATACCTCCACCCATGGCGCGTTCGGTGCGCTGGCTCATGGCATCGGCACCTCGGAGGTCGAGCATGTGCTCGCGACCCAGTGCCTGATAGCCAAGAAAATGAAGAACATGCAGGTACGCGTTGAAGGCGAGTTGCCCTTCGGCGTTACCGCCAAGGACATCGTGCTGGCCGTGATCGGCAAGATCGGCACCGCCGGCGGCAATGGTCATGCCCTGGAGTTCGCCGGCAGCGCGATCCGCGGTCTTTCCATGGAAGGGCGTATGACCATCTGCAACATGTCGATCGAAGCAGGTGCCCGCGTGGGCATGGTGGCTGTCGACGAAAAGACCGTTGCCTACGTCGAAGGTCGCCCGTTCGCACCGAAGGGCGCCGACTGGAGCAAGGCCGTTGAGTTGTGGAAGGGGCTGGTTTCCGATGACGACGCGGTGTTCGATACCGTCATCGAGCTCAAGGCCGAGGACATCAAGCCGCAAGTGAGCTGGGGTACGTCGCCAGAAATGGTGCTGGCGGTCGATCAGAACGTGCCGGACCCTGCCGCCGAAGCCGACCCGGTCAAGCGTGATTCCATCGTCCGGGCACTGAAGTACATGGGCTTGGCCGCTAACCAGCCGATCACTGAAATCAAGCTGGACCGTGTGTTCATTGGTTCCTGCACCAACTCGCGGATCGAGGATCTGCGTGCCGCGGCTGAAGTCGCCAAAGGACGCAAGGTCGCAGCGAACGTCAAACAGGCCATGGTCGTACCGGGCTCCGGCCTGGTGAAACAGCAGGCCGAGGCTGAAGGGCTGGACAAGATTTTCGTCGAGGCAGGTTTCGAATGGCGAGAGCCGGGCTGCTCCATGTGCCTGGCGATGAACCCGGACAAGCTGGGCAGCGGCGAGCATTGCGCCTCGACTTCCAACCGTAACTTCGAAGGCCGTCAGGGCGCTGGTGGCCGTACTCATCTGGTCAGCCCGGCCATGGCTGCTGCTGCGGCGGTCACCGGTCACTTCATCGACGTACGCGAACTGGTCCAGGCCTGA
- a CDS encoding LysR family transcriptional regulator, with protein sequence MDLANLNAFIAIAETGGFSLAAERLHLTQPAVSKRIAALESQLDVRLFDRLGREIGLTEAGRALLPRAYQILNVLDDTRRALTNLNGDIGGRLSLATSHHIGLHRLPPLLRAFTRTYPQVSLDIRFLDSEVAYDEVLHGRAELAVITLAPQTAEPVRAVKVWNDPLDFVVAPEHPLASKANIRLADVAGHPAVFPGGNTFTHHIAQRLFEREGLAPNITMSTNYMETIKMMVSIGIAWSVLPRSMLDDQVVSLPLPGIQLERQLGYILHTERTLSNAAKAFMALLDAERDS encoded by the coding sequence ATGGATCTAGCCAACCTCAACGCTTTCATCGCCATCGCCGAAACAGGTGGCTTTTCACTGGCGGCAGAGCGCCTGCATCTGACTCAGCCGGCCGTCAGCAAGCGCATCGCCGCGCTGGAGTCGCAACTGGATGTGCGCCTGTTCGATCGGCTCGGCCGTGAGATCGGCCTGACCGAGGCCGGTCGTGCTCTGCTGCCGCGCGCCTATCAGATTCTCAATGTGCTCGACGACACGCGTCGTGCGCTTACCAACCTCAATGGCGACATTGGCGGACGGCTGAGCCTGGCGACTAGTCATCATATAGGCCTGCACCGCCTGCCACCGCTGTTACGCGCGTTCACCCGCACTTATCCGCAGGTCAGCCTGGATATCCGCTTTCTCGATTCGGAGGTCGCCTACGACGAGGTGCTGCACGGCCGCGCCGAACTGGCTGTGATCACCCTTGCCCCGCAGACGGCTGAACCAGTCAGGGCGGTAAAGGTGTGGAATGATCCGCTGGACTTTGTCGTCGCCCCCGAGCACCCGCTGGCGAGCAAGGCCAATATCCGGCTCGCCGACGTCGCCGGGCATCCGGCCGTCTTTCCCGGCGGCAACACCTTTACTCACCACATTGCCCAGCGATTGTTCGAGCGTGAGGGCCTGGCGCCCAATATCACCATGAGCACCAACTATATGGAGACCATCAAGATGATGGTCTCCATCGGCATCGCCTGGAGCGTGTTGCCGCGCAGCATGCTCGACGACCAAGTGGTCAGCCTGCCCTTGCCAGGTATCCAGTTGGAGCGACAACTCGGCTACATCTTGCACACCGAGCGCACGTTATCCAATGCGGCCAAGGCCTTCATGGCACTGCTGGACGCCGAACGCGACAGCTGA
- a CDS encoding Hsp20 family protein produces the protein MSSLPMAPLFRQSVGFDRFNDLFESALRNETGSSYPPYNIEKHGDDQYRIVIAVAGFEESDLDLQVERSVLTVSGLRREKEAENVTYLHQGIAQRAFKLSFRLADHIEVKGAALNSGLLNIDLVRIVPEEAKPKRIPINADQRPELEG, from the coding sequence ATGAGTTCGCTCCCCATGGCTCCTCTGTTCCGGCAATCCGTGGGCTTCGATCGTTTCAACGATCTGTTCGAGTCTGCCTTGCGCAACGAGACGGGCAGCTCGTATCCACCCTATAACATCGAGAAACACGGCGACGACCAATATCGCATCGTGATCGCAGTCGCCGGCTTCGAGGAGTCCGATCTCGATCTGCAGGTGGAGCGCAGCGTGCTAACCGTCAGCGGCTTGCGCCGGGAAAAGGAAGCCGAGAACGTCACCTACCTGCACCAGGGTATCGCCCAGCGCGCGTTCAAGCTGTCGTTCCGTCTGGCCGATCACATCGAGGTTAAAGGGGCGGCGCTGAACAGCGGCCTGCTCAACATCGACCTGGTGCGCATCGTGCCGGAAGAAGCCAAGCCCAAGCGCATCCCGATCAATGCCGATCAGCGACCCGAGCTGGAGGGTTGA
- a CDS encoding SDR family oxidoreductase, which produces MSRVMLITGASRGIGAATARLAAHQGYALCLNYHQREDAANQVLEQVRAAGASAITIKADVADENQVLHMFAVIDREFGRLDVLVNNAGMLEQQMRLERMDAARWARVLGTNVIGSFLCAREAIKRMSTQHGGQGGSIINLSSIAARLGAPGEYIDYAAAKGAIDSMTLGLAKEIAGEGIRVNAVRPGVIHTDIHASGGEPDRIERVKASVPMGRGGQAEEIAEAILWLASEQASYTTGALLDVSGGR; this is translated from the coding sequence ATGTCCAGAGTCATGCTGATTACCGGTGCCAGCCGGGGTATCGGAGCCGCAACGGCGCGGCTGGCGGCCCACCAGGGCTATGCCCTCTGCCTCAATTATCACCAGCGCGAAGATGCAGCGAACCAGGTGCTCGAGCAGGTCCGTGCTGCAGGCGCCTCGGCGATCACGATCAAAGCCGATGTCGCCGACGAAAATCAGGTGCTGCACATGTTTGCGGTCATCGATCGTGAATTCGGCCGCCTGGACGTGCTGGTCAACAACGCCGGCATGCTCGAACAGCAGATGCGCCTGGAGCGGATGGACGCCGCACGCTGGGCAAGAGTGCTCGGCACCAACGTGATCGGCAGCTTTCTATGCGCCCGCGAGGCGATCAAGCGGATGTCCACGCAGCATGGCGGCCAGGGCGGGTCGATCATCAATCTCTCGTCCATCGCAGCGCGGCTGGGCGCGCCCGGCGAGTACATCGACTACGCAGCGGCCAAGGGCGCCATCGACAGCATGACGCTGGGCCTGGCCAAGGAAATCGCCGGCGAAGGTATTCGAGTCAATGCGGTGCGACCCGGGGTGATCCATACCGACATCCACGCCAGCGGTGGCGAGCCGGATCGAATCGAACGGGTCAAGGCGAGCGTGCCCATGGGACGTGGCGGCCAGGCAGAGGAGATCGCCGAAGCCATACTCTGGCTCGCCAGCGAGCAGGCGAGCTACACCACCGGCGCGCTGCTGGACGTCAGCGGGGGCCGCTGA
- a CDS encoding tRNA dihydrouridine synthase, protein MQIALAPMEGLVDEILRDVLTRMGGVDWCVTEFIRVSDRLLPRSSFRKLAPELMAGAVTRAGTSVRVQLLGSDPVCLADNAAYACSLGAPAIDLNFGCPAKTVNKSRGGAVLLKEPELLHAILCEVRRAVPAHIPVTAKMRLGFDSPDSAIDCARALVDGGAGQLVVHARTKVEGYKPPAHWEWVARVQDAVAVPVYANGDIWSLADWRRCREVSGAENIMLGRGLVSRPDLARQIAAAKQGRSVPEMSWAEFQPTLVDFWQQARGKIAPRYAPGRLKQWIALLTRNYPEAVALFTALRRENDCARIDAMLDVDMAGLGMAALA, encoded by the coding sequence ATGCAAATCGCTTTGGCACCCATGGAAGGGCTGGTCGACGAAATTCTTCGCGACGTACTCACCCGCATGGGCGGCGTAGATTGGTGCGTGACCGAGTTCATCAGGGTATCCGACCGTCTGTTGCCGCGAAGCAGCTTTCGCAAGCTTGCACCCGAACTGATGGCTGGTGCAGTGACCCGTGCGGGCACGTCGGTGCGTGTCCAGTTGTTGGGCTCCGATCCTGTTTGCCTTGCAGATAATGCTGCCTATGCCTGCTCATTGGGCGCGCCGGCTATTGATCTCAACTTCGGCTGCCCGGCTAAGACAGTGAACAAGTCGCGCGGTGGCGCCGTACTGTTGAAGGAACCGGAGCTGTTGCACGCCATCCTGTGCGAGGTGCGGCGAGCCGTGCCGGCGCACATTCCGGTAACCGCCAAGATGCGCCTGGGTTTCGACAGCCCGGATAGCGCTATTGATTGCGCGCGGGCGCTGGTAGACGGTGGGGCAGGGCAATTGGTGGTGCACGCGCGAACAAAGGTCGAAGGCTACAAGCCGCCTGCCCATTGGGAGTGGGTGGCGCGGGTGCAAGACGCGGTCGCGGTGCCGGTGTACGCCAATGGCGATATCTGGTCGCTGGCCGATTGGCGTCGCTGCCGTGAAGTCAGCGGCGCGGAGAACATCATGTTGGGTCGTGGTCTGGTTTCGCGGCCAGACTTGGCGCGGCAGATCGCTGCCGCTAAACAAGGGCGGAGCGTTCCAGAGATGAGTTGGGCGGAGTTCCAGCCCACGCTGGTGGACTTCTGGCAGCAGGCCCGCGGCAAGATCGCGCCACGCTACGCACCCGGCAGGCTCAAGCAGTGGATTGCTTTGCTGACGCGAAATTATCCCGAGGCCGTGGCCCTATTTACGGCCTTGCGCCGGGAAAACGATTGCGCCCGGATCGATGCGATGTTGGATGTCGATATGGCTGGTCTGGGTATGGCGGCGCTGGCGTGA